In one Hypomesus transpacificus isolate Combined female chromosome 18, fHypTra1, whole genome shotgun sequence genomic region, the following are encoded:
- the LOC124480286 gene encoding deoxynucleoside triphosphate triphosphohydrolase SAMHD1-like isoform X3 yields the protein MWHDEGMPQLSQVFNDPIYGLVPMHPLLVRIIDTPQFQRLRYIKQLGGVCYVYPGASHTRFEHSIGVSHLAEKLVQELNERQPELQITCRDMLCVQIAGLCHDLGHGPFSHLFDKMFIPKVSRGRKWKHEDASVAMFDHLVDQNELKNLMEQHGLVLPEDLDFIREQIAGPIDKTPGKWPYEGRPVEKSFLYEIIANKRNGVDVDKWDYFARDSYYLGLQSNFDHVRYINFARVCEVDGESQICTRDKEVDNLYDMFHTRFSLHRRAYQHRVVNLIELMIADALVKANEHIKIEGSGGEMFRMSEAIDDMEAYSKLTDHVFEQILHSSSPELAEARQILENITCRRLYKFVADSRREVSQVQFEDWAREVARRMNLDANDFVRSVIRIDYGMKEDDPIDQMRFYSKKDPTKAFKISKNQVFFLKPKSFSQHQIRIYYKKETDEETIKAINDDWSRNFPKPQDEPQNEC from the exons ATGTGGCATGACGAAGGCATGCCCCAGCTGTCTCAG GTGTTCAACGACCCAATATATGGGCTTGTGCCAATGCACCCTTTGCTGGTCCGCATCATTGACACACCCCAGTTCCAGAGGCTTCGCTACATCAAGCAGCTTGGAGGGGTCTGCTACGTCTATCCTGGGGCGTCCCACACCCGCTTTGAACACTCCATAGG AGTGAGTCACCTGGCAGAAAAACTGGTCCAGGAGCTGAATGAGCGGCAGCCAGAACTTCAAATCACTTGCAGAGACATGCTCTGTGTGCAGATCGCTGGCCTCTGCCACGACCTGG GACATGGCCCTTTCTCCCATTTGTTTGATAAGATGTTTATCCCCAAAGTCTCTAGAGGAAGGAAATGGAAG CACGAGGATGCGTCCGTGGCCATGTTTGACCACCTTGTTGACCAAAATGAATTGAAGAATTTGATGGAGCAGCATGGTCTGGTCCTGCCTGAAGACTTGGACTTCATCAGGGAACAAATTGCTGGACCGATTGACAAAACTCCTGGGAAG TGGCCTTACGAAGGCAGACCAGTGGAGAAGTCCTTTCTTTATGAAATCATAGCCAATAAGAGAAACGGTGTTGATGTTGATAAATGGGACTACTTTGCCAG ggactcCTACTACCTAGGTCTTCAGAGTAACTTTGACCATGTCCGCTATATCAACTTTGCCCGAGTCTGCGAGGTGGATGGGGAGTCTCAGATCTGTACTAGAGACAAG gAAGTGGACAACCTGTATGACATGTTCCACACCAGATTCAGCCTCCACAGACGAGCCTACCAGCACAGAGTGGTCAATCTCATTGAACTCAT GATTGCAGACGCCCTTGTTAAAGCAAACGAACACATCAAGATTGAAGGCTCTGGGGGGGAAATGTTCAGAATGTCAGAGGCCATAGATGACATGGAGGCCTACTCTAAACTCACAG ACCATGTGTTTGAGCagatcctccactcctcctctcctgagctGGCTGAGGCAAGACAGATTCTAGAGAACATCACCTGCCGACGTCTCTACAAGTTTGTTGCCGACTCTCGAAGGGAGGTCTCACAG GTCCAGTTCGAGGACTGGGCACGTGAAGTGGCAAGACGCATGAACCTAGATGCAAATGACTTTGTACGCAGC GTCATCAGAATCGATTATGGGATGAAGGAGGACGACCCCATTGACCAAATGCGCTTCTACAGTAAGAAGGACCCTACCAAAGCTTTCAAAATATCCAAAAACCAG GTGTTCTTCCTCAAGCCCAAGAGCTTTTCACAGCATCAGATCAGGATCTACTATAAGAAGGAGACTGATGAAGAGACTATAAAGGCCATTAACGATGACTGGAGCCGCAACTTCCCCAAACCACAG GATGAACCCCAGAATGAGTGCTGA
- the LOC124480286 gene encoding deoxynucleoside triphosphate triphosphohydrolase SAMHD1-like isoform X1 → MLACELGVMVFPSTQCCLESCSKVFNDPIYGLVPMHPLLVRIIDTPQFQRLRYIKQLGGVCYVYPGASHTRFEHSIGVSHLAEKLVQELNERQPELQITCRDMLCVQIAGLCHDLGHGPFSHLFDKMFIPKVSRGRKWKHEDASVAMFDHLVDQNELKNLMEQHGLVLPEDLDFIREQIAGPIDKTPGKWPYEGRPVEKSFLYEIIANKRNGVDVDKWDYFARDSYYLGLQSNFDHVRYINFARVCEVDGESQICTRDKEVDNLYDMFHTRFSLHRRAYQHRVVNLIELMIADALVKANEHIKIEGSGGEMFRMSEAIDDMEAYSKLTDHVFEQILHSSSPELAEARQILENITCRRLYKFVADSRREVSQVQFEDWAREVARRMNLDANDFVRSVIRIDYGMKEDDPIDQMRFYSKKDPTKAFKISKNQVFFLKPKSFSQHQIRIYYKKETDEETIKAINDDWSRNFPKPQDEPQNEC, encoded by the exons ATGCTCGCTTGCGAGTTGGGGGTCATGGTGTTTCCCAGCACACAGTGTTGTTTAGAGAGTTGTTCAAAG GTGTTCAACGACCCAATATATGGGCTTGTGCCAATGCACCCTTTGCTGGTCCGCATCATTGACACACCCCAGTTCCAGAGGCTTCGCTACATCAAGCAGCTTGGAGGGGTCTGCTACGTCTATCCTGGGGCGTCCCACACCCGCTTTGAACACTCCATAGG AGTGAGTCACCTGGCAGAAAAACTGGTCCAGGAGCTGAATGAGCGGCAGCCAGAACTTCAAATCACTTGCAGAGACATGCTCTGTGTGCAGATCGCTGGCCTCTGCCACGACCTGG GACATGGCCCTTTCTCCCATTTGTTTGATAAGATGTTTATCCCCAAAGTCTCTAGAGGAAGGAAATGGAAG CACGAGGATGCGTCCGTGGCCATGTTTGACCACCTTGTTGACCAAAATGAATTGAAGAATTTGATGGAGCAGCATGGTCTGGTCCTGCCTGAAGACTTGGACTTCATCAGGGAACAAATTGCTGGACCGATTGACAAAACTCCTGGGAAG TGGCCTTACGAAGGCAGACCAGTGGAGAAGTCCTTTCTTTATGAAATCATAGCCAATAAGAGAAACGGTGTTGATGTTGATAAATGGGACTACTTTGCCAG ggactcCTACTACCTAGGTCTTCAGAGTAACTTTGACCATGTCCGCTATATCAACTTTGCCCGAGTCTGCGAGGTGGATGGGGAGTCTCAGATCTGTACTAGAGACAAG gAAGTGGACAACCTGTATGACATGTTCCACACCAGATTCAGCCTCCACAGACGAGCCTACCAGCACAGAGTGGTCAATCTCATTGAACTCAT GATTGCAGACGCCCTTGTTAAAGCAAACGAACACATCAAGATTGAAGGCTCTGGGGGGGAAATGTTCAGAATGTCAGAGGCCATAGATGACATGGAGGCCTACTCTAAACTCACAG ACCATGTGTTTGAGCagatcctccactcctcctctcctgagctGGCTGAGGCAAGACAGATTCTAGAGAACATCACCTGCCGACGTCTCTACAAGTTTGTTGCCGACTCTCGAAGGGAGGTCTCACAG GTCCAGTTCGAGGACTGGGCACGTGAAGTGGCAAGACGCATGAACCTAGATGCAAATGACTTTGTACGCAGC GTCATCAGAATCGATTATGGGATGAAGGAGGACGACCCCATTGACCAAATGCGCTTCTACAGTAAGAAGGACCCTACCAAAGCTTTCAAAATATCCAAAAACCAG GTGTTCTTCCTCAAGCCCAAGAGCTTTTCACAGCATCAGATCAGGATCTACTATAAGAAGGAGACTGATGAAGAGACTATAAAGGCCATTAACGATGACTGGAGCCGCAACTTCCCCAAACCACAG GATGAACCCCAGAATGAGTGCTGA
- the LOC124480286 gene encoding deoxynucleoside triphosphate triphosphohydrolase SAMHD1-like isoform X2, giving the protein MLACELGVMVFPSTQCCLESCSKVFNDPIYGLVPMHPLLVRIIDTPQFQRLRYIKQLGGVCYVYPGASHTRFEHSIGVSHLAEKLVQELNERQPELQITCRDMLCVQIAGLCHDLGHGPFSHLFDKMFIPKVSRGRKWKHEDASVAMFDHLVDQNELKNLMEQHGLVLPEDLDFIREQIAGPIDKTPGKWPYEGRPVEKSFLYEIIANKRNGVDVDKWDYFARDSYYLGLQSNFDHVRYINFARVCEVDGESQICTRDKEVDNLYDMFHTRFSLHRRAYQHRVVNLIELMIADALVKANEHIKIEGSGGEMFRMSEAIDDMEAYSKLTDHVFEQILHSSSPELAEARQILENITCRRLYKFVADSRREVSQVQFEDWAREVARRMNLDANDFVIRIDYGMKEDDPIDQMRFYSKKDPTKAFKISKNQVFFLKPKSFSQHQIRIYYKKETDEETIKAINDDWSRNFPKPQDEPQNEC; this is encoded by the exons ATGCTCGCTTGCGAGTTGGGGGTCATGGTGTTTCCCAGCACACAGTGTTGTTTAGAGAGTTGTTCAAAG GTGTTCAACGACCCAATATATGGGCTTGTGCCAATGCACCCTTTGCTGGTCCGCATCATTGACACACCCCAGTTCCAGAGGCTTCGCTACATCAAGCAGCTTGGAGGGGTCTGCTACGTCTATCCTGGGGCGTCCCACACCCGCTTTGAACACTCCATAGG AGTGAGTCACCTGGCAGAAAAACTGGTCCAGGAGCTGAATGAGCGGCAGCCAGAACTTCAAATCACTTGCAGAGACATGCTCTGTGTGCAGATCGCTGGCCTCTGCCACGACCTGG GACATGGCCCTTTCTCCCATTTGTTTGATAAGATGTTTATCCCCAAAGTCTCTAGAGGAAGGAAATGGAAG CACGAGGATGCGTCCGTGGCCATGTTTGACCACCTTGTTGACCAAAATGAATTGAAGAATTTGATGGAGCAGCATGGTCTGGTCCTGCCTGAAGACTTGGACTTCATCAGGGAACAAATTGCTGGACCGATTGACAAAACTCCTGGGAAG TGGCCTTACGAAGGCAGACCAGTGGAGAAGTCCTTTCTTTATGAAATCATAGCCAATAAGAGAAACGGTGTTGATGTTGATAAATGGGACTACTTTGCCAG ggactcCTACTACCTAGGTCTTCAGAGTAACTTTGACCATGTCCGCTATATCAACTTTGCCCGAGTCTGCGAGGTGGATGGGGAGTCTCAGATCTGTACTAGAGACAAG gAAGTGGACAACCTGTATGACATGTTCCACACCAGATTCAGCCTCCACAGACGAGCCTACCAGCACAGAGTGGTCAATCTCATTGAACTCAT GATTGCAGACGCCCTTGTTAAAGCAAACGAACACATCAAGATTGAAGGCTCTGGGGGGGAAATGTTCAGAATGTCAGAGGCCATAGATGACATGGAGGCCTACTCTAAACTCACAG ACCATGTGTTTGAGCagatcctccactcctcctctcctgagctGGCTGAGGCAAGACAGATTCTAGAGAACATCACCTGCCGACGTCTCTACAAGTTTGTTGCCGACTCTCGAAGGGAGGTCTCACAG GTCCAGTTCGAGGACTGGGCACGTGAAGTGGCAAGACGCATGAACCTAGATGCAAATGACTTT GTCATCAGAATCGATTATGGGATGAAGGAGGACGACCCCATTGACCAAATGCGCTTCTACAGTAAGAAGGACCCTACCAAAGCTTTCAAAATATCCAAAAACCAG GTGTTCTTCCTCAAGCCCAAGAGCTTTTCACAGCATCAGATCAGGATCTACTATAAGAAGGAGACTGATGAAGAGACTATAAAGGCCATTAACGATGACTGGAGCCGCAACTTCCCCAAACCACAG GATGAACCCCAGAATGAGTGCTGA
- the LOC124480286 gene encoding deoxynucleoside triphosphate triphosphohydrolase SAMHD1-like isoform X4: MHPLLVRIIDTPQFQRLRYIKQLGGVCYVYPGASHTRFEHSIGVSHLAEKLVQELNERQPELQITCRDMLCVQIAGLCHDLGHGPFSHLFDKMFIPKVSRGRKWKHEDASVAMFDHLVDQNELKNLMEQHGLVLPEDLDFIREQIAGPIDKTPGKWPYEGRPVEKSFLYEIIANKRNGVDVDKWDYFARDSYYLGLQSNFDHVRYINFARVCEVDGESQICTRDKEVDNLYDMFHTRFSLHRRAYQHRVVNLIELMIADALVKANEHIKIEGSGGEMFRMSEAIDDMEAYSKLTDHVFEQILHSSSPELAEARQILENITCRRLYKFVADSRREVSQVQFEDWAREVARRMNLDANDFVRSVIRIDYGMKEDDPIDQMRFYSKKDPTKAFKISKNQVFFLKPKSFSQHQIRIYYKKETDEETIKAINDDWSRNFPKPQDEPQNEC; encoded by the exons ATGCACCCTTTGCTGGTCCGCATCATTGACACACCCCAGTTCCAGAGGCTTCGCTACATCAAGCAGCTTGGAGGGGTCTGCTACGTCTATCCTGGGGCGTCCCACACCCGCTTTGAACACTCCATAGG AGTGAGTCACCTGGCAGAAAAACTGGTCCAGGAGCTGAATGAGCGGCAGCCAGAACTTCAAATCACTTGCAGAGACATGCTCTGTGTGCAGATCGCTGGCCTCTGCCACGACCTGG GACATGGCCCTTTCTCCCATTTGTTTGATAAGATGTTTATCCCCAAAGTCTCTAGAGGAAGGAAATGGAAG CACGAGGATGCGTCCGTGGCCATGTTTGACCACCTTGTTGACCAAAATGAATTGAAGAATTTGATGGAGCAGCATGGTCTGGTCCTGCCTGAAGACTTGGACTTCATCAGGGAACAAATTGCTGGACCGATTGACAAAACTCCTGGGAAG TGGCCTTACGAAGGCAGACCAGTGGAGAAGTCCTTTCTTTATGAAATCATAGCCAATAAGAGAAACGGTGTTGATGTTGATAAATGGGACTACTTTGCCAG ggactcCTACTACCTAGGTCTTCAGAGTAACTTTGACCATGTCCGCTATATCAACTTTGCCCGAGTCTGCGAGGTGGATGGGGAGTCTCAGATCTGTACTAGAGACAAG gAAGTGGACAACCTGTATGACATGTTCCACACCAGATTCAGCCTCCACAGACGAGCCTACCAGCACAGAGTGGTCAATCTCATTGAACTCAT GATTGCAGACGCCCTTGTTAAAGCAAACGAACACATCAAGATTGAAGGCTCTGGGGGGGAAATGTTCAGAATGTCAGAGGCCATAGATGACATGGAGGCCTACTCTAAACTCACAG ACCATGTGTTTGAGCagatcctccactcctcctctcctgagctGGCTGAGGCAAGACAGATTCTAGAGAACATCACCTGCCGACGTCTCTACAAGTTTGTTGCCGACTCTCGAAGGGAGGTCTCACAG GTCCAGTTCGAGGACTGGGCACGTGAAGTGGCAAGACGCATGAACCTAGATGCAAATGACTTTGTACGCAGC GTCATCAGAATCGATTATGGGATGAAGGAGGACGACCCCATTGACCAAATGCGCTTCTACAGTAAGAAGGACCCTACCAAAGCTTTCAAAATATCCAAAAACCAG GTGTTCTTCCTCAAGCCCAAGAGCTTTTCACAGCATCAGATCAGGATCTACTATAAGAAGGAGACTGATGAAGAGACTATAAAGGCCATTAACGATGACTGGAGCCGCAACTTCCCCAAACCACAG GATGAACCCCAGAATGAGTGCTGA
- the LOC124480271 gene encoding zinc finger BED domain-containing protein 4-like: MLQSLIEQKRAIAAYGVDHELPASLTLNQWALMENMVTLLEPFEQLTRDMCSATATTAEVIPSVQALKRLLRKETSSDHGVKSSKQTLLEEVNRRFNDLSSEPLYCFSAILDPRYKDRYFDPGVKVSAVEILRQKVEQNVQCRENLDDGNYETPEKLPRRERSSLMEMYDEIVNENDCMTQEQEGSPLQGYLAECLLSRDKSPLEY, encoded by the exons ATGTTGCAGTCTTTGATCGAACAGAAACGGGCAATAGCGGCATATGGAGTCGATCACGAGCTGCCCGCATCTCTGACCCTCAatca GTGGGCTCTGATGGAGAACATGGTGACCCTGCTCGAACCATTTGAACAGTTGACCAGAGACATGTGCTCTGCTACAGCCACAACAGCCGAAGTAATCCCTTCAGTACAAGCTTTGAAACGACTGTTGAGGAAAGAGACATCATCAGACCACGGAGTCAAAAGTTCTAAGCAGACACTACTGGAGGAGGTAAACAGGCGCTTCAATGACCTCAGTTCAGAGCCCCTGTATTGCTTTTCAGCAATACTTGACCCACGATACAAGGACCGCTACTTCGATCCAGGCGTAAAAGTGTCAGCTGTGGAAATCCTTCGGCAGAAAGTGGAACAGAACGTCCAATGCAGGGAGAACTTGGATGATGGAAACTACGAAACACCAGAAAAGCTGCCCCGAAGAGAAAGAAGCTCATTAATGGAAATGTATGATGAGATCGTGAATGAGAACGACTGCATGACACAGGAACAGGAGGGCAGTCCG CTGCAAGGATACCTCGCAGAATGTCTTCTTTCACGAGACAAGAGCCCGTTGGAATATTAG